The bacterium genomic interval GCGAGGACATGTTGCCGTAACGCTGGAGGATCTCGTATGAGGCCGCGAGGGCGTCGCGCTCGAGGCCGGCTGCTCGCCCGACGGCGTCGAGGATCCGCGGACCGCCCGGGTGGATCGCCCAGGACTCCACGCCCGGTATCGAAAGGCCATTGCGGGCCAGCCATTGTTCGAGCCAGGGCCGGACATGGTCGTGGATCAGATTCGGTACCCGTGCCGACAGCGTCATCTCGAAACCGTGGTCCCGCACGCGCCAGGTCATGGCGTCTTCACTGTCGCTCATAATTCGCGATCCGTTGGCGGTCACCTGCCAGGCTTCGGAGTGGCCGTTGCCGACCGCTGCTCCGACCACGGCGGCCGCGCCGTCCGAAAAGATGGCGTTGGCGACGATCTGCTCCGGATCCCAGCCGTAGTGGGCGTGAAGGGTGCAGAGCTCGACGGCGCAGAGCAGCACAAGCGCATCCGGGTCGGCTTCGACGAAGGACCGCGCGACTCGCAGTCCGTTGAGCGCCCCATGGCATCCCATGAAGCCGATGTGCGAGCGTTCTACGTCCGCTGGGAGTCCGAGCTGTCTGATCAGCGCCACGTCGACTCCCGGTGCGCTCAAGCCGGTGCACGAGACCGTGACCAGGTGAGTGACGGCGCTCGGACGCATCCCCGCGTCGTCGAGGGCCGACCGTGAAGCCCGCGTCGCGAGCGGAGTGGCCTGCTCCTCGTAGCGCTGCATGCGCTCGGCGGTCGTGGGACCGCGGTCGCCCTCCCCGCGCCAGGCGGGGAAGAAGCCCTGGTGGCTGCCGGGTTGGTCTTCGGGTCCGTCGTCGAGGACGCTGTGACGAGACGCGACTCGGGTCCACCGGTAGAGCATCGTGAGCATTCGCTCGCGTTCGCGGTTGCTCGGGAACAGGCGCTGGGCGACCTCCGCGGCCCGCCGCTGCGGCACCGGTTGACCCGGGACCGCGGTGCCGAAGCCGAGGATTGCGAGGCTCAAGGGGCTTCCTCCCCTGGCGCGGCGTTGAGATGGGTCATGAGCGGCTTTGCGAGTCCGGGTGCCGTCCCGAGCAACCGGGTAGCCGAGAGAACCAGGAGCGGCTGTCGCAAGGCCCAGGCGACACCTCGGCACCAGTGTTGCCGGCGAGCTATCCGGCGCTGATACCTTCGTCGCCAATGCCGTTCGAGAGAATCGTGCCAGTCGCGCGCCCCGCTCGCCGCGAGCGGAGCGACTTCGCGCGCGGCCTCGAGGGCCCATGAGATGCCCTCGCCGGTGAAGGGCTCGACGTATCCGGCGGCGTCGCCGATCAGAAAAACCCGCTCAAAAGAAACTCGCGGGGCCCGTCTGCTGAGGGCGGCGGTGCCGCGCCAGTGGCAAGACGAATCCCCCACGTCCGGTAGACCGGCTTCGGCAAGTAGGTCCGCGATGGCTCCCCCGAGTCCCCGACCTTCTTCGATCGCCTCACGGTCCAGAGCCGCCGCGACACTCAACCGGCCGGCCTCGGCCTTGACCAGGCCGACGTAGCCAGAGCGACCCACCGCCATGTGGATTACACCGGCTGCATACGAGTGGTGGATATCCTCGACGACCGCACCGGCTCCGATCCGGGACCCTGGAACCGAGTGGGATCTGGTTTCGGAACTGGGGCCGAGAAAGCTGCCTCCGAGGCCATCAGCGGCGATCACGACTCGTGCTTCGATCTCACACTTCGCATGCGGCAGCCGGACGAGCCGGGACTTCGATTCGACGGTTCCCAA includes:
- a CDS encoding type III polyketide synthase, with the protein product MGPRGRARSRSARGERGARLARFSRTALATKVSAPDSSPATLVPRCRLGLATAAPGSLGYPVARDGTRTRKAAHDPSQRRARGGSPLSLAILGFGTAVPGQPVPQRRAAEVAQRLFPSNRERERMLTMLYRWTRVASRHSVLDDGPEDQPGSHQGFFPAWRGEGDRGPTTAERMQRYEEQATPLATRASRSALDDAGMRPSAVTHLVTVSCTGLSAPGVDVALIRQLGLPADVERSHIGFMGCHGALNGLRVARSFVEADPDALVLLCAVELCTLHAHYGWDPEQIVANAIFSDGAAAVVGAAVGNGHSEAWQVTANGSRIMSDSEDAMTWRVRDHGFEMTLSARVPNLIHDHVRPWLEQWLARNGLSIPGVESWAIHPGGPRILDAVGRAAGLERDALAASYEILQRYGNMSSPTVLFLLEKLRRAEAKLPLVALGFGPGLAIEAAIIR
- a CDS encoding NAD(P)-binding protein, translating into MVGAGPAGAFVARELARTGVRVLLIDRQWFPRPKVCGGCLNGRTLALLTDSGLGDEPASLGGEPLDRFELWTGGRAVRLSIPRGIAVSRSAFDAALVRAAITAGVEFLPGSRAVLGTVESKSRLVRLPHAKCEIEARVVIAADGLGGSFLGPSSETRSHSVPGSRIGAGAVVEDIHHSYAAGVIHMAVGRSGYVGLVKAEAGRLSVAAALDREAIEEGRGLGGAIADLLAEAGLPDVGDSSCHWRGTAALSRRAPRVSFERVFLIGDAAGYVEPFTGEGISWALEAAREVAPLAASGARDWHDSLERHWRRRYQRRIARRQHWCRGVAWALRQPLLVLSATRLLGTAPGLAKPLMTHLNAAPGEEAP